From Pedobacter aquae:
ACTTGGTACTTTTTACTTTCTACTTTTAAAAACCCATTTGCAAGGTATCCCTTTAAAGGGGGTTTAGGGGGAGGAAAACAAAATAACCGATACAATCGCTACCCCATATAAAGCCCTCGTTACAAACGAGCGCAAGAGGATGTGGCCCATATAGCCCAAGGTTTAAACCTTGGGCTATAAACGAGATTAAATCTAGCTAGAACCTGAAATTTATAACCTACAACTTGAAAAAAACTAACAATCCATTCTTTTCTGTTATCTTTAACATATATTATTCCGTAGCTCAGTATGTCTAAATTAGATGAACTTTATCGTTGGTATCCAGTGTATACTCATCCAAGAAGTGAGAAGAAAACAGCAGAAAGTCTTGTCAAAAGAGGAATTCAGGTATACCTACCTTTACAAAAAACTTTAAAGCAGTGGAGTGATAGGAAAAAGTGGGTAGAAGAACCCTTGTTTAAATCTTATTTATTTGTTTGTATTTCGAATAAAGAGTACGACCAGGTTATTCAAACCTATGGCGTGGTTAGGTTTATTTATTTCTCGAGGCAAATTGCCAGTATACCTGAGAAGCAAATCCAAATGCTACAAAATTATTTAAGCGGACAAGCAGATCCTGAAATTACATTCGATCTATTAGAAAAAGGACAAAAAGTTAAAATCATCTCAGGAAAATTAAAAGGCTATGAAGCAGAACTCATATCATGGAAACAACAACAAAGAGTTGTCCTAAGATTGGATGCTTTAGGTCAGTCTTTGATTCTGAATATAAGTGCCGCCGATGTTATTCCTGTTTTTGATTGAGGTTAGTTATCCTCTAGATTTATAGCCAGGGATATGTAAAGGAGGTACTATTTCTAAATCTTCTGACATCCCTTTAAATCTACTTGTAGAAATTTCTTTTTTTGCCCAAGAAGAACTTTTTGGATGTGAGAACTGTTTATTTCTAGGAGAAACATTACTAGGCTTACAGTTAGTTGGTTTCTGCGAAAATCCTTTCATAATGCTTTACAATTTTAATATGCTCTTTTTCTCTTTCTATGGGTACTACGAAGATAGCGCTATTTTTTTTATTCCCAAAAACTGTATATTTATCTTTAAATGACCTTCTTAATATTTCTTTATACGTTTTATAACGCTTGTTGTTTTCATTACTTGTTTCATAAATTAGATTAGCAGCGATAAAGCCCCATGTATGGATATCAAAACGTTGACGTAAATCGACCATAATATCTAATATTGTGCCTCCTATATTACCAAAAGAGTTTTGTTTAGTAAGCATTCTATATCGTAAATCTTGTATGCTGTCTCTTGAGTTAATTTTAGGTGTTAATTTCACTTTAGGGTAGTAATCTAAAGTCAGTAGTTTTTGGGGATATTCTTTTATGGAGACAATATATTTTATACAACAACGGCTGTTATGAGAGTAAAACTTATAAATAAATTCTTTTAAATAGGATTCATGAGTATGATATTTATTATTACGGATTTGAACTAATTGATAGCCAAGATTGCTGTCGAACATATACCTAAACTACATAAATTTAAATTTATTCAAAATATTGAACAAGCATCAATAAAATTTATCCTATAATCCAGATTTAAACCTTGGACTAAGATGATAATTTGTCTAAGAAAAAGCCTTCAGCTTCTCTAAATCCTGTCCCATTCTGAAGTATCGTGGAAACTGATTTCTGGGAACTGTTTGGCGGTATATTCTAAATCCCATTGTGAAGAAGAGAAGAAAACGGGTCTGTTTTCTTTATCATAGCCAATACGCGAAGCTTGAGCTTTTAAGAATTGTTGCATCGCAGCAGGTGTAGTGGCAGAAACCCAGCTAGATTTAGAGAAGTTCAAGGGTCTGAAAATACAAGAAGCGCCATATTCTTGTTTCAATCTGAATTGAATGACCTCAAATTGTAACTCACCAACAGTACCTATAATTTTTCTGTTTCCCGGATTTACGGTAAAGAGTTGCGCCACCCCTTCATCACTCAATTGGTTGATACCTTTTTCAAGTTGTTTAGTCTTCATCGGGTCGGTATTTTCCAACTCTCTAAAGATTTCTGGCGAGAAACTAGGGATGCCTAAGAATTGTAGCTTTTCTCCTTCAGTAAGGGTATCTCCAATTTTAAAATTTCCCGCATCGTATAAACCAATTACATCACCAGGATAGGCTTCTTCAACCAAACTCTTATTATCAGCCATGAAGCTGGTAGGAGAGGCGAATTTCAGCTTTTTATCTAAACGGGTATGGTAATAAAAAGTGTTTCTTAAAAAAGTACCCGAGGTAATTCTACAAAAGGCAATCCTGTCACGGTGGTTAGGGTCTAGGTTGGCATGTATTTTAAATACAAAGCCGGTAAACTTAGCTTCTTGAGGTTCAATAGGTCTGAGATTGGCCTCCCTTCCTTGCGGCGTAGGGGCAATTTCAATAAAAGTATCTAAGAGTTCTTGCACCCCAAAATTATTGATGGCACTACCAAAGAAAACTGGAGCCAGATAACCAGAGCGGTATAGACCTAAATCAAAAGGTTCTGCTACTTCTTCAATTAGCTCTGCTTCTTCTCTTAGCTTATTGGCGGCATGCTCGCCCAGCATTTGATCTAATTCTGGCTGATTTAAATCGCTAATAGCGATAACATCATCAGCAATTTCTTTTTTATTAGGACTATAAAGATTTAAAGATTTTTTGTGGAGTTGATAAACACCTTTAAAAGTATGTCCTATACCGATAGGCCAACTTAATGGACGGGTAGAAATATTAAGTTCTTTTTCTAATTCTTCCAGTAAATCAAAAGGGTCTTTACCTTCTCTATCCATTTTATTGATGAAGATGATAACCGGGGTATGTCTCATCCTACATACCTGCATCAATTTACGTGTTTGCTCCTCAACACCTTTTACGCAATCTACTACGAGGATTACCGAGTCTACCGCTGTTAAAGTACGGTAAGTGTCTTCAGCGAAATCTTTGTGACCTGGCGTGTCTAGGATATTGATTTTGATGTCTTTATATTCAAAACCCATTACCGAAGTA
This genomic window contains:
- a CDS encoding UpxY family transcription antiterminator, yielding MSKLDELYRWYPVYTHPRSEKKTAESLVKRGIQVYLPLQKTLKQWSDRKKWVEEPLFKSYLFVCISNKEYDQVIQTYGVVRFIYFSRQIASIPEKQIQMLQNYLSGQADPEITFDLLEKGQKVKIISGKLKGYEAELISWKQQQRVVLRLDALGQSLILNISAADVIPVFD
- a CDS encoding peptide chain release factor 3; translated protein: MLEKEINKRRTFGIISHPDAGKTTLTEKLLLFGGAIQKAGTVKRNKAEKTATSDFMEIEKQRGISVATSVMGFEYKDIKINILDTPGHKDFAEDTYRTLTAVDSVILVVDCVKGVEEQTRKLMQVCRMRHTPVIIFINKMDREGKDPFDLLEELEKELNISTRPLSWPIGIGHTFKGVYQLHKKSLNLYSPNKKEIADDVIAISDLNQPELDQMLGEHAANKLREEAELIEEVAEPFDLGLYRSGYLAPVFFGSAINNFGVQELLDTFIEIAPTPQGREANLRPIEPQEAKFTGFVFKIHANLDPNHRDRIAFCRITSGTFLRNTFYYHTRLDKKLKFASPTSFMADNKSLVEEAYPGDVIGLYDAGNFKIGDTLTEGEKLQFLGIPSFSPEIFRELENTDPMKTKQLEKGINQLSDEGVAQLFTVNPGNRKIIGTVGELQFEVIQFRLKQEYGASCIFRPLNFSKSSWVSATTPAAMQQFLKAQASRIGYDKENRPVFFSSSQWDLEYTAKQFPEISFHDTSEWDRI